The Daucus carota subsp. sativus chromosome 7, DH1 v3.0, whole genome shotgun sequence genome window below encodes:
- the LOC108193494 gene encoding nuclear transport factor 2B, with amino-acid sequence MDADEMAKTFVKQYYSAYDDDRSNLGVFYREASMLTLEGQKIQGPVNIVAKLTSLPFQKCKHGITTIHCQSSGPAGGTLVFVDGLLEVDGQEYAPMFIQMFHLMPVPNASTGSYYVLNDIFKMDYA; translated from the exons ATGGATGCAGATGAAATGGCGAAGACGTTTGTTAAGCAGTACTACTCAGCATACGATGACGATCGTTCGAATCTGGGGGTTTTTTATCGGGAAGCTTCGATGTTGACTTTGGAAGGTCAGAAGATTCAAGGCCCCGTCAATATCGTTGCTAAACTTACTTCTCTCCCATTTCAGAAGTGTAAACATGGCATCACTACTATTCATTGCCAGTCTTCTGGTCCTGCTGGTGGTACCCTTGTTTTTGTCGATGGGCTTCTGGAGGTCGATGGCCAAGAGTATGCTCCTATGTTTATTCAG ATGTTCCATTTGATGCCTGTGCCTAATGCATCAACGGGAAGCTATTATGTGTTGAATGACATATTCAAGATGGATTACGCTTGA